The following proteins are encoded in a genomic region of Patescibacteria group bacterium:
- a CDS encoding HAMP domain-containing histidine kinase produces MFGILIKGAKFIRKNPSLLFSLLLIIVIPALVFFITSFLAKSFQDNIDLTLQKQAIMIQDVLSPYVLEHYSQPEILQERLKYLAENNSDLKKIRVFVPAEGDNFRIVASNLEEEKDEEISETPLTLAWHKDQAIAFLSREEGIRFWNVISPAYNNAQEKIGMTGIALSLKEADDLVTQGLQKAYIFVTIAIILILSLIIHHTRLFQYVSLFRKLSEIDRAKDSFMNMTVHELRSPVVNIRNYILELKKGIFHLLSSEQKLDLNRIELSVNRFDNLISDVLNVIQIEQGRLSFDSEVVLPWQLINEVVEELRFKIAKKGLKINFIQPGTVDKIMVNPNRFKEVIYNLLDNAIKYTPKGEINIITEINSSKGKFYITIADTGLGISAEDSIHLFERFYRVKNRETADIEGTGLGLWIVKQICAKMDGKILLESIKGVGSKFVLIFPLVKS; encoded by the coding sequence ATGTTCGGCATTTTAATTAAGGGAGCAAAATTCATAAGGAAAAATCCAAGCCTGCTTTTTTCTTTGCTTTTGATTATAGTAATACCAGCTTTGGTATTTTTTATTACTTCTTTTTTGGCAAAATCATTTCAGGACAACATAGACCTTACCTTGCAAAAACAAGCGATAATGATTCAAGATGTTTTATCTCCTTATGTGCTTGAGCATTATAGTCAACCGGAAATATTACAAGAAAGATTAAAATATTTAGCCGAAAATAATTCTGACCTTAAAAAAATTAGGGTTTTCGTTCCGGCTGAAGGAGACAATTTTAGAATAGTCGCTTCTAATTTAGAAGAAGAAAAAGACGAAGAAATATCCGAAACCCCCCTTACTCTTGCCTGGCACAAAGACCAGGCTATCGCTTTTTTAAGTCGGGAAGAAGGCATAAGGTTTTGGAATGTTATAAGTCCCGCCTATAATAACGCCCAGGAGAAAATTGGAATGACGGGCATCGCATTGTCTTTAAAAGAGGCCGACGATTTGGTTACTCAAGGGCTGCAGAAGGCCTATATTTTTGTAACTATTGCTATTATTTTGATTTTGAGCTTGATTATACATCATACTCGCCTTTTTCAATATGTAAGCTTATTTAGGAAGTTGAGCGAGATAGACAGAGCTAAAGACAGCTTTATGAATATGACAGTTCATGAATTGCGTTCGCCAGTGGTAAATATAAGAAATTATATATTAGAACTCAAAAAAGGAATCTTTCATCTATTGAGTAGTGAGCAGAAGCTTGATTTAAATAGAATAGAACTTTCGGTTAACCGTTTTGATAATCTGATTTCAGATGTCTTAAATGTTATACAGATTGAACAGGGCAGACTATCTTTTGATTCAGAAGTCGTTTTACCCTGGCAACTTATCAATGAAGTGGTGGAAGAATTAAGATTTAAGATCGCTAAGAAGGGCTTAAAAATTAATTTTATTCAACCGGGTACAGTGGACAAAATTATGGTCAACCCTAATCGCTTCAAGGAAGTAATCTATAATCTTCTTGATAATGCCATTAAATATACTCCCAAGGGCGAGATAAACATAATTACGGAAATAAATTCTTCCAAGGGGAAGTTTTATATTACAATCGCCGATACTGGTCTAGGAATTTCTGCTGAAGATAGCATTCATCTCTTTGAAAGATTTTATAGAGTGAAGAATCGGGAAACAGCTGATATAGAGGGAACTGGCTTGGGATTATGGATCGTAAAGCAAATTTGCGCAAAGATGGATGGGAAAATTTTATTAGAAAGCATTAAGGGTGTTGGCTCGAAATTTGTTTTAATTTTCCCGTTGGTGAAAAGTTGA
- a CDS encoding HD domain-containing protein produces MSSLLDFFIKLGKLKINGRKGWVLCGIEDPAATADHIFRSAILGWVLNSMNKKKELSDAKIIKSILIHHLPDIYIGEETPYDSLLPKDINPQKDQDLIKEILKKFPQGSTGLEKKRAVQRQKLEEKTFHRIVVKLPNEIKKELGDLWLELNKRRTKLSKFTWESAKLESYLQSLEYWRKEGKVQYKLWNKWVKKNLKESFIIKFRKEIDRNLIDKRRKCEKDALCEMVHFLKEVGKLKSLKRTGWVLAQAKRPESVAQHTFQMTIMSWVLGKMKGLDTDRIVKIALAHDLCEVYAGDQSPYDPILVPNLSKEEVLKIVRKPARVPHSQRLVWLLQKKEKEWKAVVKLTSLLPKELREEIINLWLDIEEGTTKEGRFVAQVDKMVNLFQAIEYWKKDKSFPILPWWILIKERVDDPILLRFVDELDKEFAIATKVSERDKKSKKTKSPKKK; encoded by the coding sequence ATGAGTTCGTTGCTTGACTTTTTTATAAAACTCGGGAAATTAAAAATCAATGGAAGGAAGGGTTGGGTTCTTTGTGGCATAGAAGACCCGGCAGCAACCGCTGACCATATTTTTAGGTCAGCTATTCTGGGTTGGGTTTTGAACAGTATGAATAAGAAAAAAGAGTTAAGCGATGCCAAAATCATTAAGAGTATTTTAATTCACCACTTGCCAGATATCTATATCGGCGAAGAGACCCCCTATGATTCTTTGCTCCCGAAAGATATAAATCCCCAAAAAGACCAGGACTTAATTAAAGAAATACTTAAGAAATTTCCGCAGGGTTCAACTGGATTAGAGAAAAAGAGAGCTGTTCAGAGGCAGAAACTTGAAGAGAAAACATTTCATAGGATTGTGGTAAAATTGCCAAATGAAATTAAAAAAGAACTGGGGGACTTATGGTTAGAGTTAAATAAAAGAAGGACGAAATTGAGCAAATTCACATGGGAATCAGCCAAACTGGAAAGCTATCTTCAGTCCTTGGAATATTGGAGAAAAGAGGGAAAGGTTCAATATAAATTATGGAATAAATGGGTTAAAAAGAATCTAAAAGAGTCCTTTATAATAAAATTTCGGAAAGAAATAGATAGGAATTTAATAGATAAGCGCAGAAAATGTGAAAAAGACGCTTTGTGCGAAATGGTCCATTTTTTAAAGGAGGTTGGTAAATTAAAATCTTTGAAAAGGACAGGATGGGTTTTGGCTCAAGCCAAGAGACCGGAAAGTGTTGCTCAACATACTTTTCAAATGACAATAATGAGTTGGGTGCTTGGGAAAATGAAAGGATTAGATACTGACAGAATCGTTAAAATTGCTTTAGCCCATGATTTGTGTGAGGTTTATGCCGGCGACCAATCGCCGTATGACCCAATACTCGTTCCAAATTTAAGCAAAGAAGAGGTTCTTAAAATAGTTAGGAAACCAGCCAGAGTGCCGCATTCCCAACGGTTAGTATGGTTATTGCAAAAAAAGGAAAAAGAATGGAAGGCAGTTGTTAAGTTGACATCTTTGTTGCCAAAAGAGTTAAGGGAAGAAATAATAAATTTATGGTTAGATATTGAGGAGGGGACAACCAAAGAAGGTAGATTTGTAGCGCAAGTAGATAAGATGGTCAATCTTTTTCAGGCCATTGAGTATTGGAAAAAGGACAAAAGCTTTCCGATTTTGCCATGGTGGATATTGATAAAAGAGCGAGTTGATGACCCGATTTTGTTAAGATTTGTTGACGAATTGGATAAAGAGTTTGCCATAGCAACTAAGGTATCTGAGAGAGATAAGAAATCCAAGAAAACCAAGAGTCCAAAGAAAAAATAA
- a CDS encoding GreA/GreB family elongation factor encodes MAENPLKLIRAKDMDLEREIYLTKEGLNKLEQEYEELKALKSQRTKEDAPTTAASLEVDSEYLAFQDDLNLLESRIADLETILKNYKLITPPSKGVHREVLLGTTVIVEVEGQEDEFTIVGSLEANPMLGKISNESPVGRALLGRRTGEEVRVQSAVVTIYKIKKITYRI; translated from the coding sequence GTGGCGGAAAATCCATTAAAGCTCATAAGAGCAAAAGATATGGACTTAGAAAGAGAAATTTATCTCACAAAAGAAGGACTAAATAAGCTTGAGCAAGAATACGAGGAACTCAAGGCCTTGAAAAGTCAAAGGACAAAAGAAGATGCCCCCACAACAGCAGCTTCTTTAGAAGTTGATTCTGAATATTTAGCATTTCAGGATGATTTGAATTTGTTAGAATCGAGAATCGCTGACCTGGAAACCATTTTAAAGAATTATAAACTAATAACACCGCCCAGCAAGGGCGTTCATAGGGAGGTCTTATTAGGCACGACAGTCATTGTGGAAGTGGAGGGGCAAGAAGATGAATTTACGATAGTCGGTTCATTAGAGGCAAATCCTATGCTTGGCAAAATCAGTAATGAATCGCCTGTTGGCAGAGCGCTTTTGGGCAGAAGAACAGGGGAAGAGGTGAGAGTCCAATCAGCAGTTGTGACTATTTATAAAATTAAGAAAATTACATATAGGATTTAG
- a CDS encoding Fic family protein — MTKVLSVFNKINSLRERYYKASIGKEALIKLINEAEIPEQVYNSNAIENSALTLEETEKILLKIDLDRFISEREIFEAKNLANVVLYIDKRAKEQEINLDVILLLHKMLISNIRDDVAGRFRKSGEYVRVGSHIAPRSEEIIERLEKMLMEYNASGDQNIIKRIARLHLDFEHTHPFCDGNGRIGRVINNYLLIREGFVPINIKFIDRKKYYNAFKEFDEKGKTEIMEEIVAKALTNSYYKRLAYLESRKIMTLIDYAKEKKLSHSNLINKATRQTIEAFLEKGIWKIGA; from the coding sequence ATGACTAAAGTATTAAGTGTTTTCAATAAAATAAACTCATTGCGCGAGAGATATTATAAGGCGTCTATTGGAAAAGAGGCGCTTATTAAACTTATCAATGAAGCTGAGATTCCTGAGCAAGTGTATAACTCAAACGCAATTGAGAACAGCGCGCTTACATTGGAAGAAACAGAAAAGATTCTGCTTAAGATTGACCTTGATAGATTTATTAGTGAACGAGAAATATTTGAAGCAAAAAATCTTGCTAATGTGGTTTTATATATAGATAAACGAGCAAAGGAACAAGAAATAAATCTTGATGTTATTTTATTGCTTCATAAAATGCTTATTTCAAATATTCGTGATGATGTTGCGGGCAGATTTCGTAAGTCTGGAGAATATGTGAGAGTGGGAAGCCATATTGCGCCAAGATCAGAGGAAATAATAGAGCGATTAGAAAAGATGTTGATGGAATATAATGCTAGCGGTGATCAAAATATTATTAAACGAATTGCGAGATTGCATCTTGATTTTGAGCACACACATCCTTTCTGTGATGGTAATGGTCGCATAGGAAGAGTTATAAATAATTATCTATTAATACGAGAAGGCTTTGTGCCAATAAATATTAAATTTATTGATAGAAAAAAGTATTATAATGCTTTTAAAGAATTTGATGAGAAAGGCAAAACAGAGATAATGGAAGAGATTGTAGCTAAGGCTCTTACTAATAGTTATTATAAACGATTAGCATACTTGGAGAGCAGGAAGATAATGACACTAATTGATTATGCTAAAGAGAAAAAACTTTCTCATTCAAATCTTATTAATAAAGCTACGCGTCAAACAATAGAAGCTTTTTTGGAAAAAGGAATTTGGAAAATTGGAGCATGA
- a CDS encoding amino acid permease, with the protein MTAFWKALTVFVSTIIGVGIFGLPWVAAKSGFFVLLGYFLILGTVAILVHLILGEIVVGTKEERRFPGYVKQYLGKRWGTVSFIAMCAGLFGAQLAYLVVGGGFLANILSPYLGGSVLIYVLFFFAIGSLLIYRGIKSICLTEFLILILFLGILVFFVVRALPYINPVNFLQVDLKYIFLPYGVIVFSLWGSAILPEVKEILGKRKKDLRKVIISGIIISAIVYLIFIIAIMGVSGQGTSEDAISGFGSIVGGNVSRIGFIFGLLTCFSSYLMLGLTLKKIFWYDMKMSEKTSWTVASFVPMAMFLFGAREFINIIGFTGALAGGVEGFTLIFLYRSFVKKKKVGKKMNPLYFLLAIFFVLGMVAEISHFFRG; encoded by the coding sequence ATGACAGCTTTTTGGAAAGCGTTAACTGTTTTTGTTAGCACAATTATAGGGGTAGGCATATTCGGTTTGCCATGGGTCGCTGCTAAAAGCGGATTTTTTGTTTTATTAGGGTATTTTTTAATATTGGGAACAGTGGCGATTCTTGTCCATTTGATTTTGGGAGAGATTGTGGTCGGAACAAAAGAGGAACGCCGATTTCCGGGCTATGTTAAACAATATTTAGGCAAAAGATGGGGCACAGTTTCTTTTATTGCTATGTGCGCTGGGCTTTTTGGCGCGCAACTTGCCTATTTGGTTGTTGGAGGCGGATTTTTAGCCAATATTTTGAGCCCTTATCTCGGCGGAAGTGTTTTAATTTATGTTTTATTTTTTTTCGCCATCGGAAGCTTGTTAATCTACAGAGGCATCAAGAGTATTTGTTTGACAGAATTTCTGATTCTTATTCTTTTCTTGGGTATCCTCGTCTTCTTTGTCGTTAGGGCGCTGCCATATATCAATCCAGTTAATTTTTTACAAGTTGACCTTAAATATATTTTCCTGCCTTATGGGGTAATCGTCTTTTCTTTGTGGGGTTCGGCTATTTTACCAGAAGTTAAAGAGATTCTGGGGAAAAGGAAAAAGGACCTAAGAAAAGTCATTATATCAGGCATAATTATTTCAGCCATCGTTTACCTTATTTTTATTATTGCGATAATGGGAGTTAGCGGACAAGGAACTTCTGAAGATGCGATTTCCGGATTTGGTTCAATTGTTGGTGGGAATGTTTCAAGAATAGGATTTATTTTCGGACTACTCACTTGTTTTAGCTCTTATTTGATGCTTGGGCTCACTTTAAAAAAGATTTTTTGGTATGACATGAAGATGTCAGAAAAAACCTCTTGGACAGTTGCTTCTTTCGTGCCAATGGCCATGTTTCTTTTCGGGGCAAGGGAGTTTATTAATATAATCGGCTTTACCGGCGCGCTCGCAGGCGGCGTAGAGGGCTTTACTCTTATTTTCCTCTACAGGAGTTTTGTGAAAAAGAAAAAAGTAGGCAAAAAAATGAATCCCCTCTATTTTCTGTTAGCTATATTTTTCGTTTTAGGAATGGTTGCAGAAATTTCTCATTTTTTCCGTGGATAA